A single region of the Acidobacteriota bacterium genome encodes:
- the coaA gene encoding type I pantothenate kinase — MTNHKVDSLTDSIYVTFDEEAWGRLRADTPNPLSESELERLRGINENVSLDEVAQIYLPMSRLLNLYVGGTQDLYRASTTFLGGLAPKVPYIIGIGGSVAVGKSTTGRILRELLARWPNHPQVDLVTTDGFLHPNALLEARGLMERKGFPESFDLRTLVNFVLQVKSGERRVPHPVYSHHSYDILPGVTEIVDQPDILILEGLNVLQARSQSPSRNSRLMLSDLFDFSIYVDAETEVVERWYIERFLTFRDTAFRDPDAYFHRYASLSEQDAIETARGIWKAINEPNLVQNILPTRERADLILEKAPDHAVHGVRLRKL, encoded by the coding sequence TTGACCAACCACAAGGTCGACTCTCTCACCGACTCGATCTACGTCACCTTCGACGAGGAGGCGTGGGGACGGCTGCGCGCCGACACGCCGAATCCGCTCTCGGAGAGCGAACTGGAGCGGCTGCGCGGGATCAACGAGAACGTTTCCCTGGACGAGGTCGCGCAGATCTACCTGCCGATGTCGCGGCTGCTGAATCTCTACGTCGGCGGCACCCAGGACCTCTACCGCGCCAGCACGACCTTCCTCGGCGGCCTGGCGCCCAAGGTGCCCTACATCATCGGAATCGGCGGCAGCGTCGCGGTGGGCAAGAGCACCACCGGCCGCATTCTGCGCGAGTTGCTCGCACGCTGGCCCAACCATCCCCAGGTCGACCTGGTGACGACCGACGGCTTCCTACATCCCAACGCGCTTCTCGAAGCGCGGGGCCTGATGGAGCGCAAGGGCTTTCCGGAGAGCTTCGACCTGCGCACGCTCGTCAACTTCGTGCTCCAGGTCAAGTCCGGCGAGCGGAGGGTGCCTCACCCGGTCTATTCCCACCACTCGTACGACATCCTGCCCGGAGTCACCGAGATCGTCGATCAGCCCGACATACTGATCCTCGAAGGCCTGAACGTGCTACAGGCCCGCTCCCAGTCGCCCTCTCGCAACAGCCGGCTGATGCTCTCCGATCTGTTCGACTTCTCGATCTATGTCGATGCCGAGACGGAGGTCGTCGAGCGCTGGTACATCGAGCGCTTCCTCACCTTTCGGGATACCGCCTTCCGCGACCCCGACGCCTACTTCCACCGCTACGCCAGCCTGAGCGAACAGGATGCAATCGAGACCGCCCGCGGCATCTGGAAGGCGATCAACGAACCGAACCTGGTCCAGAACATCCTGCCGACGCGTGAACGCGCGGACCTGATCCTGGAGAAAGCGCCCGACCACGCCGTGCACGGGGTCCGCCTGCGCAAGCTCTAG
- a CDS encoding peroxiredoxin, with the protein MSIKIGDMIPEASFKQMTSDGIVDISTRELFEGKKVVLFAVPGALTPTCSEVHMPGFVEHLESLKAKDVDTVACLAVNDVFVINEWRKVRSIPDGILLLSDGNCEFTSKVGLELDASRFGMGTRSRRYAAVVDDGVVKYLGVEPAGEVGVSGAEAVLEKLG; encoded by the coding sequence ATGAGCATCAAGATCGGGGACATGATTCCGGAAGCCAGCTTCAAGCAGATGACGTCGGACGGAATCGTCGACATCTCCACACGGGAGCTGTTCGAGGGCAAGAAGGTCGTGCTCTTCGCCGTTCCCGGCGCCCTGACCCCCACCTGCTCCGAGGTCCACATGCCCGGCTTCGTCGAGCACCTGGAGTCGCTCAAAGCGAAGGACGTCGACACGGTGGCTTGTCTAGCGGTCAACGATGTCTTCGTGATCAACGAATGGCGCAAGGTGCGGAGCATTCCCGACGGCATCCTCCTGCTCTCCGACGGCAACTGCGAGTTCACGTCCAAGGTCGGACTCGAACTGGACGCCTCCCGCTTCGGCATGGGCACCAGATCACGACGCTACGCCGCGGTCGTAGACGACGGTGTGGTGAAGTACCTGGGCGTGGAGCCCGCCGGAGAGGTCGGCGTGAGCGGTGCCGAGGCCGTCCTGGAGAAGCTCGGCTGA
- a CDS encoding ABC transporter substrate-binding protein, whose amino-acid sequence MPLVRVAGVALLVCGCARTSDGAPAGDGGVFDLGAEYSAYLGGVAEAEFELLEPGSGGAWREIRGGGRAVRLAAPPERIASRTLATDEILLEIAEPERIALLSPFAGDPAFSPSAEAARRLGRVGGFSTEEILAVSPDLVFAAGFNTPETLAQLEAAGVPVLVLLDHESLEAIEGNIRIVGFAIGREREAERLVASMRARLEAARESSAARVAGLRVVHYNGGVVLGGRTVFDDAIRYLGAVNVATEKGLVGWPRISAEQVVLWNPDVIFTDSYVGGGAAVGVPNGTRAAGLGNVVALDGRDMAAVSHHVAGLVERLADALARAADRMEAAGGPRPAVGRE is encoded by the coding sequence ATGCCGTTGGTCCGCGTGGCCGGCGTGGCGTTGCTTGTCTGCGGCTGTGCGCGGACTTCGGACGGAGCTCCGGCGGGCGACGGGGGCGTTTTCGACTTGGGCGCTGAGTACTCCGCGTACCTGGGTGGGGTGGCGGAGGCAGAGTTCGAGCTCCTCGAACCAGGCAGTGGCGGTGCCTGGCGGGAGATCCGCGGCGGCGGCCGGGCGGTGCGGTTGGCGGCACCGCCCGAACGGATCGCGTCCCGGACCCTGGCCACGGACGAGATCCTGCTGGAGATCGCCGAGCCGGAGCGGATCGCGCTGCTCTCGCCGTTTGCCGGCGATCCCGCGTTCAGTCCCAGTGCGGAAGCGGCGCGCCGTCTGGGACGCGTGGGCGGCTTCAGCACTGAGGAGATCCTGGCCGTTTCGCCCGACCTGGTGTTCGCGGCCGGCTTCAACACCCCGGAGACGCTTGCCCAGTTGGAGGCGGCGGGTGTGCCCGTCCTCGTTCTGCTCGATCACGAGAGCCTGGAGGCGATCGAGGGCAACATCCGTATCGTGGGCTTCGCGATTGGCCGCGAGAGGGAGGCGGAACGGTTGGTGGCATCCATGCGGGCCAGGCTGGAGGCAGCACGTGAGAGTTCGGCAGCCCGAGTGGCGGGCCTGCGCGTCGTCCACTACAACGGCGGCGTCGTGCTCGGTGGCCGGACCGTGTTCGACGACGCCATTCGCTACCTCGGCGCGGTGAACGTCGCGACCGAGAAAGGCCTCGTCGGCTGGCCGCGGATCAGCGCCGAGCAGGTCGTGCTCTGGAACCCGGACGTGATCTTCACCGACTCGTACGTGGGAGGCGGTGCGGCGGTCGGGGTCCCGAACGGTACGCGGGCGGCCGGACTGGGCAACGTGGTAGCGCTCGACGGTCGGGACATGGCCGCCGTCTCGCACCACGTCGCGGGACTGGTTGAGAGGCTGGCTGACGCGCTCGCGCGGGCCGCGGATCGGATGGAAGCGGCCGGCGGTCCCCGGCCCGCGGTTGGCAGGGAATGA
- a CDS encoding iron ABC transporter permease: MRIVPGVRRVGFWWYMAAGAVLLVTFAAVGLYRGSVALDPADVLAVLARRLLPGEYGPVDPQVETIVWSLRAPRVMVAAMVGGCLALAGAQMQGLFRNPLASPGIVGTSTGAAVGAVFALTFGLAGAFLLAAPLFAVGGALLSLLVVTRIATRDGYTPVTTLLLAGVALNALLGAVNSWLIARSWEQYEAARQIAFWMMGGVADRSWEHVAMLLPGLVFGCVVAAWFARDLDLLLEGEEVAASLGVDVERAKRAVLWSAALLTGSAVAVSGVVGFVGLVVPHLVRLLLGPVHRRLLPAAFLTGAWFVVGADLLARTLAAPKEVHLGVVTAFVGAPFFLYLLVRHESEVAVSR; this comes from the coding sequence ATGAGGATCGTTCCCGGGGTGCGCCGGGTCGGCTTCTGGTGGTACATGGCCGCCGGCGCCGTGCTGCTCGTGACGTTCGCGGCAGTCGGTCTGTACCGCGGTTCGGTCGCTCTCGATCCGGCGGACGTCCTGGCGGTGCTGGCCAGGCGTCTCTTGCCGGGTGAGTACGGCCCCGTCGATCCGCAGGTGGAGACGATCGTCTGGTCTCTCAGGGCGCCGCGCGTGATGGTGGCGGCGATGGTCGGCGGGTGTCTGGCCCTCGCGGGCGCACAGATGCAGGGACTGTTTCGCAATCCACTCGCTTCCCCGGGGATCGTGGGCACGAGCACCGGCGCCGCCGTGGGCGCCGTCTTCGCCCTGACGTTCGGTCTTGCCGGAGCGTTCCTTCTCGCGGCGCCGCTGTTCGCCGTCGGGGGTGCGCTGCTGTCGCTGCTGGTCGTCACCCGGATCGCCACTCGCGACGGCTATACGCCCGTCACGACTCTGCTGCTCGCCGGGGTGGCGCTCAACGCCCTGCTGGGCGCGGTCAACTCGTGGTTGATCGCCCGCTCCTGGGAGCAGTACGAGGCGGCGCGTCAGATCGCCTTCTGGATGATGGGCGGAGTCGCGGATCGAAGCTGGGAACACGTCGCGATGCTTCTGCCGGGGCTGGTCTTCGGCTGCGTCGTGGCGGCCTGGTTCGCGCGCGACCTGGATCTACTCCTCGAAGGCGAGGAGGTGGCGGCATCGCTGGGGGTGGACGTCGAGCGCGCGAAGCGCGCGGTGCTGTGGAGCGCGGCGCTGCTCACGGGCAGTGCCGTCGCGGTCAGCGGGGTGGTCGGCTTCGTCGGTCTCGTCGTGCCGCACCTCGTGCGCCTGCTACTGGGACCCGTCCACCGTCGCCTGCTCCCGGCCGCCTTCCTGACCGGCGCCTGGTTCGTCGTGGGCGCCGATCTTCTGGCGCGCACGCTCGCGGCACCCAAGGAAGTTCACCTGGGTGTGGTCACCGCCTTCGTGGGCGCGCCCTTCTTCCTCTATCTGCTCGTCCGGCACGAGAGTGAAGTGGCGGTGTCCCGGTGA
- a CDS encoding ABC transporter ATP-binding protein encodes MTAAPGSVQRAPRLELVSGGVERRGRWLLRNVDLVIEPAMLTSVVGPNGAGKSTLLKLLSGTWRLTEGRALLGGFDLAGLPRRQAARRVAYVPQSVRPSFEFTVREFVTLGRYPHENRLFGTRSADRDWIDRCLDDTDVLGLSERRVTTLSGGELQRVLMARCLATEAEVLLLDEPTSNLDLAHGLDLLGLARGLVDEGRSVVLVLHDLNAAARFADRVAVLDGGALIAEGPPAQVLEPDLVRRVFQVEAVPLSGAASTVFDFEPLA; translated from the coding sequence GTGACGGCGGCACCGGGCTCGGTACAGCGGGCGCCGCGGCTGGAACTTGTAAGCGGCGGCGTGGAGCGGCGGGGCCGCTGGTTGCTGCGAAATGTCGATCTCGTCATCGAGCCCGCCATGCTGACCTCGGTAGTGGGGCCGAATGGGGCCGGCAAGTCCACCTTGTTGAAGCTCTTGAGCGGCACCTGGCGCTTGACGGAGGGCCGGGCTCTCCTGGGTGGATTCGATCTTGCCGGACTGCCGAGGCGGCAGGCGGCGCGGCGCGTCGCCTATGTGCCGCAATCAGTGCGTCCGTCGTTCGAGTTCACGGTGCGCGAGTTCGTGACCCTCGGCCGCTACCCGCACGAGAACCGGCTCTTCGGAACCCGTTCGGCGGACCGGGACTGGATCGACCGTTGCCTGGACGACACGGACGTGTTGGGGCTGTCCGAACGCAGGGTCACGACGCTCTCGGGGGGCGAACTGCAGCGCGTTCTGATGGCGCGTTGCCTGGCAACCGAAGCGGAAGTGCTGCTGCTCGACGAACCGACCTCGAATCTCGATCTCGCGCACGGTCTGGATCTGCTGGGGCTGGCGCGCGGCCTGGTCGACGAGGGGCGCTCGGTCGTCCTGGTCCTTCACGACCTGAACGCCGCGGCCCGGTTTGCGGATCGTGTGGCCGTGCTCGACGGTGGCGCCCTGATCGCGGAGGGGCCGCCTGCGCAGGTGCTGGAACCTGACCTCGTTCGGCGTGTGTTTCAGGTCGAGGCGGTACCGCTTTCGGGTGCCGCGTCGACGGTCTTCGACTTCGAACCGCTGGCTTAG
- a CDS encoding MaoC family dehydratase: protein MRNERSRVDVRTFDELQVGERFPLPSRTVTDAHFAAFQAISGDNHPIHYDVEYCRSQGHRGMLAHGLQVLCYSAAGAGLFADVVGRAMVAFIDQSSRFLQPVHPGDTLYPTLEIAELKRQRTTGVVVLESVIENQRGERVLEGRQRYLVRLEGDS, encoded by the coding sequence GTGCGTAACGAACGAAGTCGCGTCGACGTCCGCACCTTCGACGAGCTTCAGGTCGGCGAGCGCTTCCCGCTGCCCAGCCGGACGGTCACCGACGCCCACTTCGCCGCGTTCCAGGCGATCTCGGGCGACAACCACCCGATCCACTACGACGTCGAGTACTGCCGATCCCAGGGCCACCGGGGGATGCTGGCGCACGGACTCCAGGTGCTCTGCTACAGCGCCGCCGGAGCCGGTCTCTTCGCCGATGTCGTCGGGCGGGCGATGGTCGCCTTCATCGACCAGTCGAGTCGCTTCCTTCAGCCGGTCCATCCGGGCGACACGCTGTACCCGACCCTCGAGATCGCGGAACTGAAGCGCCAGCGGACGACCGGAGTGGTGGTGCTGGAGAGCGTCATCGAGAACCAGCGCGGCGAGCGGGTGCTCGAGGGCCGGCAAAGGTACCTGGTCCGCCTGGAGGGCGATTCCTAA
- a CDS encoding aminotransferase class I/II-fold pyridoxal phosphate-dependent enzyme: MLVELRSDTMTRPSPAMRRAMAKAEVGDDVFHEDPTANRLQERVADLLGREAALFVPSGTQGNLSCLLGHELPRGSEVLLESNAHIINNENNGITGIAGLLPRAVTAEADGILAPEQVEAAIQPDDPTLAPTRLLCLENSCNKAGGTVYEPERTRALCDLAHRRGLRVHLDGARLFNAATALGCTPAEAAGPVDSLSFCFSKGLGAPAGSIVVGSRDFVRNVRRYRQMCGGQMRQVGVLAAAAEVALDESPPLLVQDHENARLLADTLNDLPGVALIAEQRTNILIFSVEGTGRSAQECVEALRKENVLCLDVSPTHIRLVTHRDVSPEQTAEAAEALIRVFGA, translated from the coding sequence ATGCTGGTGGAACTCCGCTCCGACACGATGACCCGGCCATCTCCGGCCATGCGCAGGGCGATGGCCAAGGCCGAAGTCGGCGATGACGTCTTCCACGAGGATCCGACCGCCAACCGCCTCCAGGAGCGTGTCGCCGACTTGCTCGGCCGGGAGGCGGCCCTCTTCGTCCCTTCCGGCACGCAGGGCAATCTCTCGTGTCTGCTCGGACACGAACTGCCCCGCGGCAGCGAAGTGCTGCTCGAATCGAACGCTCACATCATCAACAACGAGAACAACGGGATCACGGGCATCGCCGGTCTCCTGCCGCGTGCAGTGACGGCGGAGGCAGACGGCATCCTGGCGCCGGAACAGGTCGAGGCGGCCATCCAGCCCGACGACCCGACGCTGGCTCCGACCCGGCTGCTCTGCCTGGAGAACAGTTGCAACAAGGCAGGCGGCACGGTCTACGAACCGGAGCGCACGCGGGCCCTCTGCGACCTGGCGCACCGCCGCGGTCTGCGCGTACACCTCGACGGCGCGCGCCTCTTCAACGCCGCGACCGCGCTCGGCTGCACCCCGGCCGAGGCCGCGGGGCCCGTCGACTCTCTCTCCTTCTGCTTCTCGAAGGGCCTGGGCGCGCCGGCCGGATCGATCGTCGTCGGTTCCCGCGACTTCGTCCGCAACGTCCGGCGCTACCGCCAGATGTGCGGCGGCCAGATGCGGCAGGTGGGCGTGCTCGCCGCCGCCGCCGAGGTCGCCCTCGACGAGAGCCCGCCGCTGCTGGTCCAGGATCACGAGAACGCCCGCCTGCTCGCGGACACTCTCAACGACCTTCCCGGCGTCGCACTGATCGCCGAACAGAGGACCAACATCCTCATCTTCTCGGTCGAGGGCACGGGCCGCAGCGCCCAGGAGTGCGTCGAGGCGCTCCGGAAGGAGAACGTGCTGTGCCTGGACGTGAGCCCGACGCACATCCGCCTGGTGACGCATCGGGACGTGAGCCCCGAGCAGACAGCCGAGGCAGCCGAAGCGCTGATCCGAGTGTTCGGTGCGTAA
- a CDS encoding Ppx/GppA phosphatase family protein, translating into MADSQHSLPLPPQDPEVVAAADLGSNSFHLVVAEVRGGQLVFVDRRKEFVRLAAGLDERKRLTPEATSRALDCLGRFGERVRSFPPGTVRAVGTNTLRQARNARDLLEAAQRSLGHPVEIVSGLEEARLIYLGVSRSLAGDERRLAVDIGGGSTELIIGEGSRPLDLESLYMGCVSFSLRHFPNGRVKERRWGRAEIAALQELEPVERRFRSGAGWRVAVGSSGTVRSVAEVVQEAGWCEEGITLEALLRLRELLIERGSTTRGGIKGLSEGRAPVFAGGVAVLLAVFKALRIERMRVAGGALREGALYDLLGRLHHEDTRHAAVESMARRYHVQPEQAERVRETALQLLEQCAEPWNLTGELPWLMLSWGAQLHEVGLDINHAGFHKHGAYIVENAEMHGFSLQEHLLLASLVRSHRRKFPRQIFDRLPSGWRQPARRGAVLLRLAAVLHRSRRDEPLAVKLEVDGRDLKLVLPRAWLETSPLTRADLRQEAKFLAAAKYRLTVEEDG; encoded by the coding sequence ATGGCCGACTCGCAGCACTCGCTCCCTCTCCCGCCGCAGGATCCGGAGGTGGTCGCCGCCGCCGACCTCGGCTCCAACAGCTTTCACCTGGTCGTGGCCGAAGTGCGTGGCGGCCAGCTCGTGTTCGTCGACCGTCGGAAGGAGTTCGTGCGGCTCGCCGCCGGACTCGATGAGCGCAAACGTCTGACCCCCGAGGCGACGTCGCGGGCGCTCGACTGTCTCGGCCGCTTCGGCGAACGCGTACGCTCGTTTCCTCCGGGAACGGTCCGCGCGGTGGGCACCAACACGTTGCGACAGGCGCGAAACGCCCGCGATCTGCTGGAAGCCGCGCAACGATCGCTGGGCCACCCGGTGGAGATCGTCTCGGGCCTCGAGGAGGCACGGTTGATCTATCTCGGCGTGTCGAGGAGTCTGGCCGGCGACGAGAGACGCCTGGCAGTCGACATCGGCGGCGGCTCGACGGAGCTGATCATCGGCGAAGGCTCGCGGCCGCTCGACCTGGAGAGCCTGTACATGGGCTGCGTCAGTTTCAGCCTGCGCCACTTTCCGAACGGCCGGGTGAAGGAGAGGCGCTGGGGGCGGGCGGAGATTGCGGCCCTGCAGGAGCTGGAACCGGTCGAGCGCCGTTTCCGGAGCGGCGCCGGCTGGCGGGTCGCGGTGGGTTCGTCGGGGACGGTTCGTTCGGTGGCGGAGGTCGTGCAGGAGGCGGGCTGGTGCGAGGAGGGCATCACGCTGGAGGCTCTGCTCCGGCTTCGCGAACTGCTGATCGAACGCGGCAGCACGACGCGCGGCGGCATCAAGGGGCTGAGCGAGGGAAGAGCGCCGGTGTTCGCTGGCGGCGTCGCGGTGCTGCTCGCGGTGTTCAAGGCGCTGCGCATCGAACGAATGCGGGTCGCGGGCGGCGCCCTGCGCGAAGGAGCCTTGTACGACCTGCTCGGCCGGTTACACCACGAGGACACGCGGCACGCGGCGGTCGAATCGATGGCCCGGCGGTACCACGTGCAGCCGGAGCAGGCGGAGAGAGTTCGGGAAACCGCGCTGCAGCTCCTGGAGCAGTGCGCGGAACCGTGGAACCTCACTGGAGAGCTTCCGTGGCTCATGCTCTCCTGGGGCGCCCAGTTGCACGAGGTCGGTCTGGACATCAACCACGCCGGTTTCCACAAGCACGGCGCCTACATCGTCGAGAACGCCGAGATGCACGGGTTTTCACTCCAGGAGCATCTGCTGCTGGCTTCCCTCGTGCGCAGCCACCGCCGCAAGTTCCCGCGCCAGATCTTCGATCGCCTGCCCTCGGGGTGGCGGCAACCGGCGCGGCGCGGCGCCGTCCTGCTGCGGCTCGCGGCGGTGCTTCACCGGAGCCGGCGGGACGAACCACTAGCGGTCAAACTCGAAGTTGATGGCCGCGACCTGAAGCTGGTGCTGCCCAGGGCGTGGCTCGAGACGTCGCCGCTGACCCGCGCCGACCTGCGCCAGGAGGCGAAGTTTCTGGCCGCGGCGAAGTACCGGCTGACGGTGGAGGAGGACGGTTGA
- a CDS encoding haloacid dehalogenase: MRRLTDYRVLTFDCYGTLIDWETGIWDALQPLIMRNPAAEVTRDAALLAFGQCESLQEQETPDLLYPDLLARVHRRIADRLGLRTDPELDGTFGASVPDWPAFADTADALRVLKRHFRLVILSNVHRAGIAGSNRKLGVEFDAIYTAEDIGSYKPADRNFEYLLQHLKSDFGLDRSDILHTAQSLHHDHVPANRFGLANAWIDRQRLSEGGSWGATERVETVPTTDFVFFSMGEMAAAVEACATTGA, from the coding sequence GTGCGACGACTCACCGACTACCGCGTCCTGACCTTCGACTGCTATGGCACCCTGATCGACTGGGAGACCGGCATCTGGGACGCGCTGCAGCCGCTGATCATGCGAAACCCGGCCGCCGAAGTCACCCGCGACGCGGCGCTGCTTGCGTTCGGCCAGTGCGAGAGCCTTCAAGAGCAGGAGACGCCTGATCTGCTCTATCCCGACCTGTTGGCCCGTGTGCATCGACGCATCGCCGACCGCCTGGGCCTGCGAACGGACCCGGAACTCGACGGGACCTTCGGCGCCTCCGTGCCGGACTGGCCGGCGTTCGCCGATACGGCCGACGCGCTACGCGTCCTCAAACGGCACTTCCGGCTCGTCATTCTCTCGAACGTCCACCGGGCCGGCATCGCCGGATCGAACCGCAAGCTCGGAGTCGAGTTCGACGCGATCTACACCGCCGAGGACATCGGCTCGTACAAGCCGGCCGACCGGAACTTCGAGTACCTGCTACAGCACCTCAAGTCCGACTTCGGGCTAGACCGGTCCGACATCCTGCACACCGCTCAGAGCCTGCACCACGACCATGTGCCGGCGAACCGGTTCGGGCTCGCCAATGCCTGGATCGACCGCCAACGGCTCTCGGAGGGCGGAAGCTGGGGCGCTACCGAGCGCGTGGAGACGGTGCCAACGACCGACTTCGTGTTCTTCTCGATGGGCGAGATGGCAGCAGCCGTAGAGGCGTGCGCGACCACCGGGGCCTAG
- a CDS encoding DUF2191 domain-containing protein, with amino-acid sequence MKTTIEISDDLAREAKAHAASENITLRELFERGLRMAIKVDREAAGFTLRDASVDGDGLEPEFQGADWARIREAIYEGRGG; translated from the coding sequence GTGAAGACCACGATCGAGATCTCGGACGACCTGGCGAGAGAGGCGAAGGCCCATGCGGCGAGTGAGAACATCACGTTGCGGGAGCTGTTCGAGCGTGGGTTGCGGATGGCGATCAAGGTTGACCGGGAAGCCGCGGGCTTTACGCTGAGAGATGCAAGCGTCGACGGCGACGGTCTGGAGCCGGAGTTTCAGGGTGCCGATTGGGCTCGCATCCGCGAAGCCATCTATGAGGGCCGCGGGGGTTGA
- a CDS encoding PIN domain-containing protein, whose translation MIATDTNILVYAHRADSEWHERAAACMSVLAEGRVAWGLPWPCVHEFLATVTRPGIYRPPSTLEAAIEQVDAWLESPVAELLTETFAHWELLKGLLRQGQVRGPMVHDARVASLCLAHGVTEFWTADRDFSRFPELPARNPLLG comes from the coding sequence TTGATCGCCACCGACACGAACATCCTCGTGTACGCCCACCGCGCCGACTCCGAATGGCACGAACGAGCCGCGGCGTGTATGTCGGTTCTCGCCGAGGGGCGCGTGGCTTGGGGGCTGCCCTGGCCGTGCGTTCACGAGTTTCTGGCCACGGTTACGCGCCCAGGGATCTACCGTCCACCTTCGACGCTGGAGGCTGCGATCGAGCAGGTGGACGCCTGGCTCGAGTCTCCGGTGGCTGAACTCCTGACGGAGACGTTCGCCCACTGGGAGTTGCTGAAGGGCCTACTCCGTCAAGGACAGGTCAGAGGGCCGATGGTCCACGACGCACGCGTGGCTTCCTTGTGCCTCGCGCACGGAGTCACCGAGTTCTGGACCGCCGACCGCGACTTCAGCAGGTTTCCCGAGTTGCCGGCCCGGAATCCGCTGCTGGGTTGA